One genomic region from Candidatus Methylomirabilis sp. encodes:
- a CDS encoding inositol monophosphatase family protein, which produces MADLLPTAIEAARAAGALLRELQTRPRTIDHKGAINLVTDGDRRSEALLVSLIRSRFPSHSILSEEGRGHAGAADVCWILDPLDGTTNFAHGFPFYSVSIAVTVRGELAAGVVYDPNRDECFVAERGAGARMNDAPLKVSAISALTDALLCTGFPYDIREAPSRVVARFQAFLVRAQAVRRPGSAALDLAYVAAGRLDGFWEDKIHAWDLAAGALLVQEAGGRVSDYAGNPLDIHRGEIVASNGLLHAAMVQVLSPQEVGRP; this is translated from the coding sequence ATGGCCGACCTCCTCCCGACCGCCATCGAGGCCGCCCGCGCCGCGGGCGCCCTGCTGCGGGAACTCCAGACCCGCCCCCGGACGATCGACCACAAGGGAGCCATCAACCTGGTCACCGACGGGGACCGCCGATCGGAGGCGCTCCTCGTCTCGCTGATCCGCTCCCGCTTTCCCTCCCACAGCATCCTCTCGGAGGAGGGGCGGGGTCACGCGGGGGCCGCGGATGTCTGCTGGATTCTGGACCCGCTGGACGGGACCACCAACTTCGCCCACGGCTTCCCCTTCTACAGCGTGTCCATCGCGGTCACGGTCCGGGGGGAGCTGGCGGCCGGGGTCGTCTACGACCCGAACCGGGACGAGTGCTTCGTCGCGGAGCGGGGGGCGGGCGCGCGGATGAACGACGCGCCGCTCAAGGTCTCGGCCATCTCGGCGTTGACGGACGCCCTGCTCTGCACCGGGTTCCCCTACGACATCCGCGAGGCCCCGAGCAGGGTGGTCGCCCGCTTCCAGGCCTTCCTGGTCCGGGCACAGGCCGTCCGGCGCCCGGGCTCGGCGGCCCTGGACCTGGCCTACGTCGCCGCGGGACGCCTGGACGGGTTTTGGGAGGACAAGATCCACGCCTGGGACCTGGCGGCGGGGGCACTCCTGGTCCAGGAAGCCGGGGGGCGGGTGAGCGATTATGCCGGCAACCCTCTGGACATCCACCGGGGGGAGATCGTGGCCAGCAACGGGCTCCTCCACGCGGCCATGGTCCAGGTCCTGAGCCCCCAGGAGGTGGGGCGCCCGTGA
- a CDS encoding methyltransferase domain-containing protein produces MDPTTRTAADQFGRQAAHYTTSRAHGSGDSLAVMVALAHLTGTERVLDVATGTGFNAFAFAAGACWVVALDLTAAMLAQARHLAGERSIGNVAFAQGLADALPFVASAFDVTTCRIAPHHFPSVPNFLAEVVRVTRPGGRVILGDTTSPEEPALAAWHNRVEALRDPSHVRNYTASEWRAFAERAGLTVTALDTSCSSRLCFGDWVARGGTGPGRGPSGGLREPAPRGGFRLRAPGGGGRAGVRLAHHGRGGRPPVSPPPWTGEQVRWYMAALRLSDFPRQVMAALEPLLAGCRSALDVGAGCGALTLPLARRLRRVTALEPAPAMVTALRRRLARARLANVRILPRAWGEGAVGRHDLLLAANVPLPWHRPADLVAGLERAAARRIVLLHRVDTGRDKFYFDELYPLLFNQPSPRKRDYREVLGALQRLGIHAEVRVVAYAFDQPFADLDEAVRFWKHYLGLRLDPSRDGRLRAFLRGRLRPWRGGWRAPIRKRSALLSWAPGGR; encoded by the coding sequence ATGGATCCCACCACGCGGACGGCGGCGGACCAGTTCGGCCGCCAGGCGGCCCACTACACGACGAGCCGGGCGCACGGCAGCGGTGACAGCCTCGCGGTCATGGTGGCCCTGGCGCACCTCACGGGGACCGAGCGGGTCCTGGACGTGGCGACCGGGACCGGGTTCAACGCGTTTGCCTTCGCCGCGGGGGCGTGCTGGGTCGTGGCCCTGGACCTGACCGCCGCGATGCTCGCGCAGGCCCGTCACTTGGCAGGCGAGCGTTCTATCGGCAACGTGGCCTTCGCCCAGGGCCTGGCCGATGCCCTCCCCTTTGTCGCCTCCGCCTTCGACGTGACGACCTGCCGCATCGCCCCGCACCACTTCCCCTCCGTTCCCAACTTCCTGGCCGAGGTGGTCCGGGTGACCCGGCCCGGCGGCCGGGTCATCCTGGGGGACACCACCTCCCCGGAGGAGCCCGCGCTCGCCGCCTGGCACAACAGGGTGGAGGCGCTGCGCGATCCCTCCCACGTCCGCAACTACACCGCCTCCGAGTGGCGGGCATTCGCCGAAAGGGCAGGCCTCACCGTGACGGCCCTGGATACCTCCTGCTCCTCGCGCCTCTGCTTCGGGGACTGGGTGGCGCGGGGGGGGACCGGTCCGGGCCGCGGCCCTTCGGGAGGCCTTCGCGAGCCCGCCCCCCGGGGCGGTTTCCGCCTTCGGGCTCCAGGGGGAGGGGGACGCGCGGGAGTTCGCCTGGCCCATCACGGTCGTGGTGGCCGTCCGCCCGTGAGCCCCCCGCCCTGGACGGGCGAGCAGGTCCGCTGGTACATGGCGGCCCTGCGCCTGAGCGACTTCCCCCGGCAGGTGATGGCCGCCCTGGAGCCGCTCCTCGCTGGCTGCCGGAGCGCCCTGGACGTGGGGGCGGGCTGTGGCGCCCTCACGCTTCCGCTGGCGCGGCGCCTGCGGAGGGTCACCGCGCTCGAGCCCGCCCCGGCCATGGTGACGGCGCTCCGTCGGCGCCTGGCCCGGGCCCGCCTTGCGAACGTCCGGATCCTCCCCAGGGCGTGGGGGGAGGGAGCAGTCGGACGCCACGACCTGCTCCTGGCGGCGAACGTCCCCCTCCCCTGGCACCGGCCGGCCGACCTGGTGGCCGGCCTGGAGCGGGCCGCTGCCCGGCGCATCGTGCTCCTCCATCGGGTGGATACCGGCCGGGACAAGTTCTACTTCGACGAGCTGTACCCCCTCCTCTTCAACCAGCCCTCCCCGAGGAAGCGGGATTACCGGGAGGTGCTTGGCGCGCTGCAGCGCCTCGGGATCCACGCCGAGGTGCGGGTGGTCGCGTACGCCTTCGACCAGCCCTTTGCCGACCTGGACGAGGCAGTCCGGTTCTGGAAGCACTACCTGGGGCTCCGCCTGGATCCCTCCCGGGACGGGCGCCTCCGCGCCTTCCTGCGGGGGCGCCTTCGGCCCTGGCGGGGAGGATGGCGGGCGCCCATCCGGAAGCGAAGCGCCCTCCTCTCGTGGGCCCCGGGCGGCCGTTGA
- a CDS encoding trypsin-like peptidase domain-containing protein — protein MSDRERRKGTGRALLLLLVAMAPAPRAAALTPDEENTIAVFERLARGVVYITTVFAHEGPAPATARRGVGSGFIVSDEGHILTNAHVVEGSEDILVTIAGERRKARVVGLDAATDVAVLQIENPPSDLTVIPLGGSAGLRIGQKVLAIGNPFGLSQTLTIGVVSGLDRLLPTTRETIAGHVIQTDAAINVGNSGGPLLTSEGEAVGLNTAIIQGAQSIAFAIPIDTVKAVLPQLLKEGRVIRPWIGINGKFVDEGLRKVFNVPLTSGFLVEDVGKGSPAEQAGIREGTLDVTVNGIRFLLGGDIITQVNGQPIRTSEEFFKALAGLKIGDELRLTIFRGGETLTKTLALAERPR, from the coding sequence ATGAGCGACCGGGAGCGTCGCAAGGGGACGGGGCGGGCACTGCTCCTGCTGCTGGTCGCGATGGCGCCAGCCCCCCGGGCGGCGGCCCTGACCCCGGACGAGGAGAACACCATCGCCGTCTTTGAGCGCCTGGCCCGGGGGGTGGTCTACATCACCACGGTCTTTGCCCACGAGGGGCCCGCCCCGGCGACCGCCCGGCGGGGAGTCGGCTCCGGCTTCATCGTCAGCGATGAGGGACACATCTTGACGAACGCCCATGTGGTGGAGGGGAGCGAAGACATCCTCGTCACCATCGCGGGGGAGCGCCGCAAGGCCCGCGTGGTCGGCCTGGACGCCGCCACGGACGTGGCGGTCCTCCAGATCGAGAACCCTCCGTCCGACCTGACCGTCATCCCGCTCGGAGGGTCCGCCGGCCTTCGGATCGGGCAGAAGGTCCTGGCCATCGGCAACCCCTTCGGCTTGAGCCAGACCCTCACGATCGGAGTGGTGAGCGGCCTGGACCGGCTCCTCCCGACAACCCGGGAGACCATCGCGGGCCATGTCATCCAGACCGATGCCGCGATCAACGTGGGCAACAGCGGCGGCCCACTGCTCACCTCGGAAGGAGAAGCCGTCGGGCTGAATACCGCCATCATCCAGGGGGCCCAGTCTATCGCGTTTGCGATCCCCATCGACACGGTGAAGGCGGTCCTGCCGCAACTCCTCAAGGAGGGGCGGGTCATCCGGCCCTGGATCGGCATCAACGGGAAGTTCGTGGATGAGGGCCTGCGGAAGGTCTTCAACGTCCCCCTCACCTCCGGCTTCCTCGTGGAGGACGTGGGGAAGGGGAGCCCGGCCGAGCAGGCGGGCATCCGCGAGGGGACGCTGGACGTGACCGTGAACGGGATCCGGTTCCTGCTGGGGGGCGACATCATCACCCAGGTCAACGGCCAGCCGATCCGGACCTCCGAGGAATTCTTCAAGGCGCTCGCCGGACTCAAGATCGGGGACGAGCTCCGGCTCACCATCTTCCGCGGCGGCGAGACCCTGACCAAGACCCTCGCCCTGGCCGAGCGCCCCCGCTAA